The Desmodus rotundus isolate HL8 chromosome 13, HLdesRot8A.1, whole genome shotgun sequence genome has a window encoding:
- the SPRY2 gene encoding protein sprouty homolog 2, with protein sequence MEARAQSGSGSQPLLQAPRDSSRQRGEPDPREALAQQVHVLSLDQIRAIRNTNEYTEGPTVVPRPGLKPAPRPSAQHKQERLHGLPEHRQHPRLQHPQVHSSARASLSRSISTVSSGSRSSMRTSTSSSSSEHRLLGPSFSSGTVADGIIRVQPKSELKPGELKPLSKEDLGLHAYRCEDCGKCKCKECTYPRPLPSDWICDKQCLCSAQNVIDYGTCVCCVKGLFYHCSNDDEDNCADNPCSCSQSHCCTRWSAMGVMSLFLPCLWCYLPAKGCLKLCQGCYDRVNRPGCRCKNSNTVCCKVPTVPPRNFEKPT encoded by the coding sequence ATGGAGGCCAGAGCTCAGAGTGGCAGTGGGTCCCAGCCCTTGCTGCAGGCGCCCCGTGACAGCAGCAGACAGCGTGGGGAGCCTGACCCTCGAGAAGCCCTCGCCCAGCAGGTCCACGTGTTGTCTCTGGATCAGATCAGAGCTATACGAAACACCAATGAGTACACAGAGGGGCCTACTGTGGTCCCGAGACCTGGCCTCAAGCCTGCCCCTCGCCCCTCCGCTCAGCACAAACAGGAGAGACTCCATGGTCTGCCCGAGCACCGCCAGCACCCCCGGCTCCAGCACCCGCAGGTCCATTCTTCTGCACGAGCTTCTCTGTCCAGGTCCATCAGCACGGTCAGCTCAGGGTCTCGGAGCAGTATGAGGACAAGTACCAGCAGCAGTTCGTCTGAACACAGGCTTTTGGGACCATCCTTCTCCTCCGGGACAGTTGCTGATGGGATAATCCGGGTGCAGCCCAAATCTGAGCTCAAGCCAGGTGAGCTTAAGCCGCTGAGCAAGGAAGATTTGGGCCTGCATGCCTACAGGTGTGAGGACTGTGGCAAGTGCAAGTGCAAGGAGTGCACCTACCCGAGGCCTCTGCCGTCAGACTGGATCTGCGACAAGCAGTGCCTTTGCTCGGCCCAGAACGTGATTGACTATGGGACTTGTGTGTGCTGTGTGAAAGGTCTCTTCTATCACTGTTCTAATGATGACGAGGACAACTGTGCAGACAACCCGTGTTCCTGCAGCCAGTCTCACTGTTGCACACGTTGGTCGGCCATGGGTGTCATGTCCCTCTTTTTGCCTTGTTTATGGTGTTACCTTCCAGCCAAGGGTTGCCTTAAATTGTGCCAGGGGTGTTACGATCGGGTTAATAGGCCCGGATGCCGGTGTAAAAACTCCAACACAGTTTGCTGCAAAGTCCCCACTGTCCCGCCCAGGAACTTTGAAAAACCAACATAG